The following are encoded in a window of Pseudalgibacter alginicilyticus genomic DNA:
- a CDS encoding trans-sulfuration enzyme family protein — MSKEKQFETEAIRTQLERSDFLEHTSPLYLTSSFVFKDAEDMRASFAEEKERNIYSRFTNPNTSEFVDKVCKMEGAEAGYAFATGMSAVFSTFAALLNSGDHIVSCRSVFGSTHTLFTKYLPKWNITTSYFKVSEVDKIESLITSNTKILYAESPTNPAVDVIDLELLGAIAKKHNLLLVIDNCFATPYLQQPIKFGAHLVIHSATKLIDGQGRVLGGVTVGNADLIREIYLFSRNTGPALSPFNAWMLSKSLETLAVRVDRHCQNALKVAEFLEMHPEVNWVKYPFLKSHPQYEVAKKQMKAGGNIVAFEVKGGIDAGRKFLNAIKMCSLSANLGDTRTIVTHPASTTHSKLSETDRLEVSITDGLVRVSVGLEHVDDVITDLKQALN, encoded by the coding sequence ATGAGTAAAGAGAAACAGTTTGAAACCGAAGCTATCCGTACACAGTTAGAGCGTAGTGATTTCTTAGAACACACAAGTCCCTTGTACTTAACATCAAGTTTTGTATTTAAAGATGCAGAGGATATGCGTGCTTCGTTTGCGGAAGAGAAGGAACGTAACATTTATAGCCGATTTACAAACCCCAATACATCAGAGTTTGTAGATAAAGTTTGTAAAATGGAAGGAGCAGAAGCAGGTTATGCTTTTGCTACAGGTATGTCCGCCGTGTTTTCAACATTTGCAGCTTTATTAAATAGTGGCGATCATATTGTGTCGTGTCGTTCTGTTTTTGGTTCAACACATACTTTATTTACTAAATATTTACCAAAATGGAATATCACAACCAGTTATTTTAAGGTAAGTGAGGTAGATAAAATAGAAAGCTTAATTACGTCAAACACTAAAATATTATATGCAGAGTCGCCAACAAATCCTGCAGTAGATGTGATTGATTTAGAGTTGTTAGGAGCTATTGCTAAAAAACACAATTTACTTTTAGTGATAGATAATTGCTTTGCGACACCATATTTGCAACAACCTATTAAATTTGGTGCACATTTGGTAATTCATTCGGCTACAAAATTAATAGATGGGCAAGGACGTGTATTAGGAGGTGTAACTGTTGGAAATGCTGATTTAATTAGAGAGATTTATTTGTTCTCAAGAAATACAGGTCCCGCACTATCCCCATTTAATGCATGGATGTTATCTAAAAGTTTAGAAACTTTAGCGGTTAGAGTAGATAGACATTGTCAAAATGCTTTAAAGGTGGCAGAGTTTTTAGAAATGCATCCGGAAGTAAATTGGGTAAAATATCCATTTTTAAAGTCCCATCCGCAATATGAAGTTGCAAAAAAACAAATGAAAGCTGGAGGAAATATTGTTGCTTTTGAGGTTAAAGGAGGAATTGATGCAGGACGAAAGTTTTTAAATGCCATAAAAATGTGCTCGTTGTCGGCAAACCTTGGAGATACTAGAACTATTGTAACACATCCAGCAAGTACCACACATAGCAAATTATCAGAAACAGATAGATTGGAAGTTAGTATTACAGACGGTTTGGTAAGAGTATCTGTTGGTTTGGAACATGTAGATGATGTTATTACTGATTTAAAACAAGCTTTAAATTAG
- a CDS encoding RrF2 family transcriptional regulator produces the protein MLSKKTKYGLKALTYIARASQECPVQISEISKKEHIPHKFLESILLTLKKSGFLGSKKGKLGGYYLLKKPEDILMTDVLRILEGPIAMVPCVSLNFYEKCDDCVDEHACSVNKLMIQVRDSTLNVLRNNTLADLSYVDKNKDNIKK, from the coding sequence ATGTTATCTAAAAAAACTAAATACGGACTAAAAGCACTTACATATATAGCAAGAGCAAGCCAAGAATGTCCAGTTCAAATAAGTGAAATTTCTAAAAAGGAGCATATTCCGCATAAATTTTTAGAAAGTATTTTATTGACGTTAAAAAAATCGGGTTTTTTAGGTTCTAAAAAAGGCAAGTTAGGGGGGTATTATCTCTTAAAAAAGCCTGAAGATATTTTAATGACAGATGTTTTAAGGATTCTTGAAGGACCCATTGCTATGGTGCCTTGTGTAAGTTTGAATTTTTATGAAAAGTGTGATGATTGTGTTGATGAGCATGCGTGCAGTGTCAATAAACTTATGATTCAAGTGAGAGATAGTACACTAAATGTTTTGAGAAATAATACATTGGCAGATTTGTCTTATGTTGATAAAAATAAAGATAACATAAAAAAATGA